The Deefgea tanakiae DNA segment CACAATCGCCAACGTGCGAGCATGGTCGATATCAAATAGTGCGGTGAGTTCATGACCGATCATATGTGTTGACCAATCTTGCGGTACGCCAGCGCCGATCAAACCATTGAGTGCTTGCGTCGCTGCCCACATCAAATTAGCGCGTAGATCGTAATCTTGCGGATTGGCCAGCACTTTTGGGCCGATCTCAATCAAGATATTGAGCAGACCTTCGGCGTAGCGATCTTGCACCATGCCGTTTACTGGGTAAGTGAGGTATTGCTCAACGGTGTGAACAAAGGCATCGACCACGCCATTGGCGATTTGCCGCGTTGGCAAGGTGAAGGTTTTGCTCGGGTCTAGAATCGAAAATTGCGGGAATACCAGCGGATTCATAAATGGTAATTTGGTATGCGTGGCTTTTTGCGTAATCACCGCGCCGTGATTCATTTCTGAGCCGGTCGCTGGCAACGTCAGTACCGTACCAAATGGCAATGCACTCGTGATGGTTTGGCCAAAAGTAGTCAAGATATCCCACGGTTCGCCAGCAAAAGGCACCGCGGCAGCGATAAATTTAGTGCCGTCAATCACTGAACCACCACCGACTGCAAGTAAGAAATCAAGCTTTTCTGCACGGATGATTTCGACCGCTTGCATCAAAGTTTCGTATGTTGGATTCGGTTCAATACCGTTAAATTCATGCACTTCACGTGAACCTAGCGCAGCGCGAACTTCGGCGACTGTGCCGTTTTTACGTGCGCTTTCGCCGCCGAGTAAAATCATCACACGAGCGTTGGCAGGTACTAATTGATCGAGCTTGGCGATGGTTTCCGTACCGAAAACGATTTTAGTTGGGTTAAAAAATTCAAAGTTAGTCATTGGGGCAATCCTTTATTAGACCAGTCGTCTAGTTACTAAGTAAAAATAAGATCGCAAATGCGATCAATCAAAATAAAAAAGTAAAATCAAAAAATCTCACAGCCAACACGGCCTATATCTGAGCCGTGTTGTGGGTCGAGAAAACGGTATTGTTCAGTTGATTTTTAATATCAACTGCGTACTTTGCATCGCAGCTTCCAGTGCACTGCGGTCACGACGAATTTTGGTCAGTAGCGTTGCACCCAGCCACATTTCGTACAGCTGTAGTGCCGTTTGTTCGCAGCTTGTGTAGTGGGGTAATGAGCCATCGCGCTCGCCTTCACTTAAGCACAGGGCAATACGTGCTAATAGTTGTTGCGTGCCGCGCAGTAAACTACCGCGCATACTTTCTGATAAATCCGAAACTTCAGCTGCGAGTTTGACCGTGAGACATTGTCCGTCGCGATCGTCGCAGCTTTGGGTTTCTAGCCAACTCGCCCAATACGCCAGCATCCGCTCGGCTGCGGTTGCATCTTGGGTATTAAAAATTGAATCGAGTCGTTCGCAGTAATTAGCGAAGTAGTTTTCTAGTAACGCCTCACCAAATGCTTCTTTGGATTTGAAGTAATGGTAAAACGAGCCTTTGGGTACATCGGCCGCAGTCAAAATTTCATTTAAACCGACCGCAGAGAAACCTTTGCCCAAAATGATGGGCTTGGCGGTATCTAAAATATGCTGACGTACGTCGATGTGATCTGAGTTCATGGAGTGGATAATATATTTAATTAGACCAGTCGTCTAGTTAGGTTGGTGTGCAAAATTACACATAGGATTACAAGCTCTATTTGCTTGTTTTTGAAATAGGCAAGTAACCATCAAATCGCGTACTTTCGCCATCAAACACAAAATCAGGTCGTGCGCCGGCCATTAGTGGTGCGTGTCGTGGGCGTTTGACGATGATGCGTTTTTTGGCGATGAGTCGCGCAGGGGCGAGCAGAGCGTCGGCGTCTTCGTCACCACCAATCAGCGTTTGAAACGCCGCCATGCTTTTCTTTGATTTGGCACGTTTACCGGGTTCGGGAAACATCGGGTCTAAATATACAACGTCGAATTCTTGTTGCGCCAAAGGCCCGCTGCCAGATGCGCGCTCGGTGAGCCATTCGCGACCATCGCCAAAATGCAGCGTCATTCTGGCGACAATCTCAGCGGTATGGGTATCAAGTTGCGCGCGTCGTAAACCGTCGCTTAGCAGTAGATACGCCACGGGAGTTCGTTCAATCAACGTCATTGTGCAGCCCAAGCTCGCCAATACGAAGGCGTCACCGCCTAGACCAGCTGTCGCGTCGAGAACGCGCGGAATATAGTCACCTTTGATACCAATCGCTTTGGCGACAGGTTGGCCGCGTCCGCCGCCAAATTGGCGTCGATGCGCTGCAGCTCCGCTGACAAAATCAACATACACGGCTGCTTTTTCGCCAATCGTGACTAACTCAAGGTGTTCTTCATTCCATTGCAGTATGTGAGTGGCGTCCTCGTCAGGTAATGCCCAGATGGCAATACCCATTTGAGTTGCTTGGGTGATGAGCGCTGCAGGGGCGTTGTGCTGAATTAAACCGATCATTGTAGGTAGTCGTAGTGGGTTTGAACTTGGCGATAGCGCTGCGGATGCAGCCGTTCAACGGGGTTTTGTTTATAAAATTGCATCAGTTGCTCGTAGACTGCTGGATAGCTTTCTTGCAACACCAGTGGGCGTTCAAAGAAAACTTCGCTGAGTACCGCAAAGCATTCTGCTGGGTTGGTCGCTGCGTAGAGATCGATGGGGCTGTGATCGTTTGAATGGGCAATCGTTTGCAAATGGGCAAAGGCATCACTGAATGCACTTTTCCAATCGTCGTGATCCATTCCGGCATTCAACATGGGGTAGCCATTGGCATGACCGCCGTTGCACATGTCCAGTTTATGCGCTAATTCGTGGATGACGACATTCCAGCCATCCAGCCATGGGCCTTCCATCACATCGTGCCATGAAAAAAGTACCGGTCCATCGCCACGTGCTTGGCCTGCTAGTGCGTACTCTCCCTCGTGAACCACTCCGATGTGATCAACATGGCGCGTAGGCGCTAGAAATTGGCTAGGGTAAATGATGATTTCCTGCCAGTCGTCATAGGCCTCAAAACCTAAATTCAAAATAGGTAATACCGCTTGGGCCGCTAAAACGACTCGCATCGGGTCAGAAAAAACCAGCTCGCCTTTTGGGCTGATCGCTTTGGTATGTAAAAACCATGCGGCCAATTCGCGTAAACGCGCTAATTCACTGGCACTAAGGTTTTTCAGTACTGGCATTGTGGTCACGGGCAGCCATAATTCATCAGCAATCGGATGCTGCGCTAACCAACGGTCACGACGTTTGCGGCGAAAGTAATTGAACATGAGTGTTTCCCGTGTAAGTTCAAATCAGATGGGTCTCACTAGGTGCAATTCAAGCGAAGCCTGCTGAAGTTAGTACCCTAGGCTTGAAGATGAGATACAACAGTCATCGATTTGTCACATACCGCGTAAGCTGGCTTGATGTATTATCAAAAAATCATAATTACATGATTGTCCCTATTGTTTTTTTTATCTTGTGCTGAATTCAATAGTTCTGTTGCTGGTTTTTTTGGAGTAGTCGCATGCTGAGTCGTAATCAAGTCATTGCAATGATAGGGGCGATTTATTCGCTGGTGCTGATCGTATTACTGATCGTGGTGAGTAGTAGCTCGGTGGCAGCCGTCAATGATTTATTCATTACGATTTTATTGATTGGTTTTTTGGGCTTGGGCGCACTGTTGGCGGGCTTAATTTTTGGTATCAATCAACTCTTTAAGCCGTTAACGCAAATGCGTGATTTGATGCGCTTGCAAGCGACCGATCGTGGCGATTTGATGACTCGCTTGCCCGTCAATGGCCATGGCGATATTGCCGATATTTCTCTGGCTTACAATGAGTCTAC contains these protein-coding regions:
- a CDS encoding class I SAM-dependent methyltransferase, with product MIGLIQHNAPAALITQATQMGIAIWALPDEDATHILQWNEEHLELVTIGEKAAVYVDFVSGAAAHRRQFGGGRGQPVAKAIGIKGDYIPRVLDATAGLGGDAFVLASLGCTMTLIERTPVAYLLLSDGLRRAQLDTHTAEIVARMTLHFGDGREWLTERASGSGPLAQQEFDVVYLDPMFPEPGKRAKSKKSMAAFQTLIGGDEDADALLAPARLIAKKRIIVKRPRHAPLMAGARPDFVFDGESTRFDGYLPISKTSK
- a CDS encoding iron-containing alcohol dehydrogenase; the protein is MTNFEFFNPTKIVFGTETIAKLDQLVPANARVMILLGGESARKNGTVAEVRAALGSREVHEFNGIEPNPTYETLMQAVEIIRAEKLDFLLAVGGGSVIDGTKFIAAAVPFAGEPWDILTTFGQTITSALPFGTVLTLPATGSEMNHGAVITQKATHTKLPFMNPLVFPQFSILDPSKTFTLPTRQIANGVVDAFVHTVEQYLTYPVNGMVQDRYAEGLLNILIEIGPKVLANPQDYDLRANLMWAATQALNGLIGAGVPQDWSTHMIGHELTALFDIDHARTLAIVLPANLVLRSESKREKLLQYADRVWHITAGTEEERIAAAINKTREFFEAMGIKTRLADYDLGAAVIDTVIAKLEAHGMTALGERQDVTLAMSRQILENSL
- a CDS encoding M90 family metallopeptidase, with the translated sequence MFNYFRRKRRDRWLAQHPIADELWLPVTTMPVLKNLSASELARLRELAAWFLHTKAISPKGELVFSDPMRVVLAAQAVLPILNLGFEAYDDWQEIIIYPSQFLAPTRHVDHIGVVHEGEYALAGQARGDGPVLFSWHDVMEGPWLDGWNVVIHELAHKLDMCNGGHANGYPMLNAGMDHDDWKSAFSDAFAHLQTIAHSNDHSPIDLYAATNPAECFAVLSEVFFERPLVLQESYPAVYEQLMQFYKQNPVERLHPQRYRQVQTHYDYLQ
- a CDS encoding TetR/AcrR family transcriptional regulator; the protein is MNSDHIDVRQHILDTAKPIILGKGFSAVGLNEILTAADVPKGSFYHYFKSKEAFGEALLENYFANYCERLDSIFNTQDATAAERMLAYWASWLETQSCDDRDGQCLTVKLAAEVSDLSESMRGSLLRGTQQLLARIALCLSEGERDGSLPHYTSCEQTALQLYEMWLGATLLTKIRRDRSALEAAMQSTQLILKIN